A genome region from Baekduia alba includes the following:
- a CDS encoding isochorismatase family protein, which translates to MSAADRGLDALALVVVDVQEAFRDTGFWGPRNNPACEDNIAALLAAWRAAGRKVVFVRHDSGEEGSPLAPDAPGNAFMSIVAGAPDLLVAKNVNSAFHGAPDLDAWLRAEALDGIVVCGITTNHCCETTARVGANLGHRVLFALDATHTFDRVGPDGTSMTADELARATATNLHGEFADVVTTAELV; encoded by the coding sequence ATGAGCGCCGCCGATCGCGGGCTCGACGCGCTGGCGCTGGTGGTCGTCGACGTGCAGGAGGCGTTCCGCGACACGGGGTTCTGGGGCCCGCGCAACAACCCGGCGTGCGAGGACAACATCGCGGCGCTGCTGGCCGCGTGGCGGGCGGCGGGGCGCAAGGTGGTCTTCGTCCGCCACGACTCCGGCGAGGAGGGCTCGCCGCTGGCGCCCGACGCGCCGGGCAACGCCTTCATGTCGATCGTGGCGGGCGCGCCCGACCTGCTGGTGGCCAAGAACGTCAACTCGGCCTTCCACGGCGCACCCGACCTCGACGCGTGGCTGCGCGCGGAGGCGCTCGACGGGATCGTGGTGTGCGGCATCACGACCAACCACTGCTGCGAGACCACGGCCCGCGTCGGCGCCAACCTCGGCCACCGCGTCCTCTTCGCGTTGGACGCCACCCACACGTTCGACCGCGTCGGGCCCGACGGGACGTCGATGACCGCCGACGAGCTGGCCCGCGCGACGGCGACGAACCTCCACGGCGAGTTCGCCGACGTGGTCACGACCGCGGAGTTGGTGTAG
- a CDS encoding SRPBCC family protein has protein sequence MARNERLIPASPERVFAVLADPDSYGHWVVGSDTIRGADDTWPAVGSRFHHRVGRFPLALNDHTEVIAMEPGRRLELHAKARPLGTAHVALDLERRGDATLVTMTEDAGDRITRLVFNPLTHFLVKRRNDESLRRLAELATP, from the coding sequence ATGGCCCGCAACGAACGACTGATCCCGGCGTCCCCCGAGCGCGTCTTCGCCGTGCTCGCCGACCCCGACTCCTACGGGCACTGGGTGGTGGGCTCGGACACGATCCGCGGTGCCGACGACACCTGGCCGGCGGTCGGCTCGCGCTTCCACCACCGAGTTGGCCGGTTCCCGCTCGCGCTCAACGACCACACCGAGGTCATCGCGATGGAGCCGGGCAGGCGGCTGGAGCTGCACGCCAAGGCGCGGCCGCTGGGCACCGCGCACGTCGCGCTCGACCTCGAGCGCCGCGGCGACGCCACGCTCGTGACGATGACCGAGGACGCGGGCGACCGGATCACGCGCCTGGTGTTCAACCCGCTCACCCACTTCCTCGTCAAGCGGCGCAACGACGAGTCCCTGCGCCGGCTCGCCGAGCTCGCGACGCCTTAG
- a CDS encoding SDR family NAD(P)-dependent oxidoreductase — protein sequence MPTLFDTLLDRSLVGGYSRVGYALRSHAFGGLPRMDGQTAAVTGATSGLGLAAAIGFARLGARVILVARSEERGEQARAQVREHGPDVDLVLADLSSLADLRRVAATLADADLDVLVNNAGVLTEERETSVDGNELTLATNVLGPFLLTDLLPDARRVVTVSSGGMYAQKLDVEDLQSEHGAFSGTKAYAKTKRAEVVLTELWAQRRRATPQRLHAMHPGWVDTPGLAASLPSFHRLTGPLLRTPRQGADTIVWLGATDQPSGRFWHDRAPRPTHYVPWTKESDADRGRVWDACVALTAA from the coding sequence ATGCCCACGCTCTTCGACACCCTCCTCGACCGCTCGCTCGTCGGCGGCTACTCGCGCGTCGGCTACGCGCTGCGCTCCCATGCCTTCGGCGGCCTTCCGCGGATGGACGGCCAGACCGCGGCGGTGACCGGCGCGACCTCCGGCCTGGGGCTGGCGGCGGCGATCGGCTTCGCCCGGCTCGGCGCGCGCGTGATCCTCGTCGCCCGCAGCGAGGAGCGCGGCGAGCAGGCACGCGCCCAGGTCCGCGAGCACGGCCCGGACGTCGACCTCGTCCTCGCCGACCTCTCCAGCCTCGCCGACCTGCGCCGCGTCGCCGCCACGCTCGCCGACGCCGACCTCGACGTCCTCGTCAACAACGCCGGCGTGCTCACCGAGGAGCGCGAGACCTCCGTCGACGGCAACGAGCTGACGCTGGCGACCAACGTCCTCGGCCCCTTCCTCCTGACCGACCTGCTCCCGGACGCCCGGCGCGTCGTCACCGTCTCCTCCGGCGGCATGTACGCGCAGAAGCTCGACGTCGAGGACCTGCAGAGCGAGCACGGCGCCTTCAGCGGCACCAAGGCGTACGCCAAGACCAAGCGAGCCGAGGTCGTCCTCACCGAGCTGTGGGCGCAGCGACGGCGCGCGACCCCCCAGCGCCTCCATGCCATGCACCCCGGCTGGGTCGACACGCCCGGCCTCGCCGCCTCGCTCCCCAGCTTCCACCGCCTCACCGGCCCGTTGCTGCGCACGCCGCGGCAGGGCGCGGACACGATCGTCTGGCTCGGCGCGACCGACCAGCCCAGCGGCCGCTTCTGGCACGACCGCGCGCCGCGGCCCACGCACTACGTGCCGTGGACGAAGGAGAGCGACGCCGACCGCGGCCGCGTTTGGGACGCGTGCGTCGCGCTCACCGCCGCGTAG
- a CDS encoding phosphate ABC transporter ATP-binding protein, translating into MSTHDRVVDPFLDDAVPSLPPPRRRVRLDRTPVPVPEPADAGAARVRARGPGGPERMRVEQLSVLYGDNAAVKDVSLPIHAGEALALIGPSGCGKTTLLRTLNRLTETTAGATRRGRVLLDGVDVEQLEVTALRRRVAMVFQQPNPFPMSIFDNVAYAIRVQNRKRPGRRELEPQVVDALRRAGLYDEVASDLDRPALRLSGGQQQRLCIARAIATRPEVLLMDEPCSALDPRSTAVIEELIGELRRDLAVVIVTHNLAQAHRVGDKVAFMYLGDLVEFGETEQVFGAPRAERTRDYVAGAFG; encoded by the coding sequence ATGAGCACCCACGACCGGGTGGTGGACCCGTTCCTCGACGACGCCGTGCCGTCGCTGCCGCCGCCGCGCCGCCGGGTCCGGTTGGACCGCACGCCGGTCCCGGTGCCGGAGCCGGCGGACGCAGGAGCCGCGCGCGTCCGCGCGCGCGGACCGGGCGGGCCGGAGCGGATGCGGGTCGAGCAGCTCAGCGTCCTGTACGGGGACAACGCCGCGGTCAAGGACGTGTCCTTGCCGATCCACGCGGGTGAGGCCCTGGCCTTGATCGGGCCGTCGGGCTGCGGCAAGACCACGTTGCTGCGGACGCTGAACCGGCTGACGGAGACGACCGCGGGCGCGACGCGCCGCGGGCGCGTGCTGCTCGACGGCGTCGACGTGGAGCAGCTCGAGGTGACTGCGCTGCGGCGGCGGGTGGCGATGGTCTTCCAGCAGCCCAACCCGTTCCCGATGTCGATCTTCGACAACGTCGCCTACGCGATCCGGGTGCAGAACCGCAAGCGGCCGGGGCGGCGGGAGCTCGAGCCGCAGGTCGTCGACGCGCTGCGGCGCGCGGGGCTGTACGACGAGGTCGCCAGCGACCTCGACCGGCCCGCGCTGCGCCTCAGCGGCGGTCAGCAGCAGCGGCTGTGCATCGCGCGCGCGATCGCGACGCGGCCCGAGGTCCTGCTGATGGACGAGCCGTGCAGCGCCTTGGACCCGCGGTCGACCGCGGTGATCGAGGAGCTGATCGGCGAGCTGCGCCGGGATCTGGCGGTCGTCATCGTCACCCACAACCTGGCCCAGGCGCATCGCGTGGGGGACAAGGTCGCGTTCATGTACCTGGGCGACCTCGTGGAGTTCGGCGAGACCGAGCAGGTCTTCGGCGCGCCGCGGGCGGAGCGCACGCGCGACTACGTGGCGGGGGCCTTCGGGTGA
- a CDS encoding GlxA family transcriptional regulator has protein sequence MHALRVVVLLMDGSVLFDVGTATTVFGAAAPGVVSPRPQLPYELQLAAAGGRPVTTSMGVKLSPTAGLEVLEGADLVVVGGALPHVVGGQRAALDALAAAHARGARAMSICTGAFALAHAGLLDGRRATTHWSYCARLAEEFPAVDVDPDVLYVDDGDVLTSAGLAAGMDLCLHVVRGDLGADAATAVARWNVVAPHRDGGQAQYIDAPLPPARAGDGLAATRAWAVARLDTPLGVEDLARHAHMSARTFARRFVAETGEAPKRWLTQQRVHHARRLLETTDLPVEEVARRSGFGSAAAMRIHFGRATATRPTAYRRTFRGVA, from the coding sequence ATGCACGCGCTGCGGGTCGTCGTCCTGCTGATGGACGGGTCGGTGCTCTTCGACGTCGGGACGGCGACGACGGTGTTCGGCGCGGCCGCGCCGGGGGTCGTCTCGCCGCGACCGCAGCTGCCGTACGAGCTGCAGCTGGCCGCCGCCGGCGGGCGTCCGGTGACGACGTCGATGGGCGTGAAGCTGTCGCCGACCGCGGGGCTGGAGGTGCTGGAGGGCGCGGACCTGGTCGTGGTCGGAGGCGCGCTGCCGCACGTCGTCGGCGGCCAGCGCGCCGCGTTGGACGCCCTGGCGGCCGCGCACGCGCGCGGGGCCCGGGCCATGTCGATCTGCACGGGCGCGTTCGCGCTGGCGCACGCGGGGCTGCTCGACGGCCGGCGCGCGACGACGCACTGGTCCTACTGCGCACGGCTGGCGGAGGAGTTCCCGGCGGTCGACGTCGATCCGGATGTGCTGTATGTCGACGACGGCGACGTGCTGACCTCGGCCGGCCTGGCCGCCGGGATGGACCTGTGCCTGCACGTCGTGCGCGGCGACCTGGGCGCCGACGCGGCCACGGCGGTCGCGCGCTGGAACGTCGTCGCGCCGCACCGCGACGGCGGCCAGGCGCAGTACATCGACGCGCCGCTGCCGCCGGCGCGCGCAGGCGACGGGCTGGCCGCGACGCGCGCATGGGCGGTTGCGCGGCTGGACACGCCCCTGGGCGTCGAGGACCTGGCGCGCCACGCGCACATGAGCGCGCGGACCTTCGCGCGGCGCTTCGTGGCCGAGACCGGCGAAGCGCCGAAGCGCTGGCTCACGCAGCAGCGCGTCCACCATGCCCGGCGGCTGCTGGAGACCACCGACCTGCCCGTCGAGGAGGTCGCGCGGCGATCGGGCTTCGGCAGCGCGGCGGCGATGCGCATCCACTTCGGCCGGGCGACGGCGACGCGGCCCACGGCCTACCGCCGGACGTTCCGGGGTGTGGCATGA
- a CDS encoding MFS transporter, translating into MLEALPHRAWLVAAAGFVALLAAAAIRATFGILMEPLMMEFGWSHGAISTAASVNLVVFGLSAPFAASLTERFGLRRVVTIALGLIAVAAALLTQVTQLWQLYLVWGLVAGAATGAVAPVLAATVANRWFVARRGLVVGLLTAANSTGQLIFLPLMAHLTEHGDWRWTMAVVGGAALIALVAVVAGLRDRPSDYGLAPYGGELEDPTAPAPPRRPALQVLREVSRDRVFLALVGSFFICGATTVGLIAVHLIPAAHDHGIPAGEAASMMALMGLLDIAGTTGSGWLTDRYPARRLLVMYYSGRGLSLLILPFALSSQGPVLTAFTIFYGLDWIATVPPTVALVTQRFGRETGLVAFGWIFAGHQMGGAVAAWAAGAVRDGSGTYDGVFVVSGVLCFAAALLLTATRVKPRRVQPAPAAA; encoded by the coding sequence ATGCTCGAGGCTCTCCCCCATCGCGCGTGGCTCGTCGCCGCCGCCGGCTTCGTCGCGCTGCTCGCCGCCGCCGCGATCCGGGCGACGTTCGGCATCCTGATGGAGCCGTTGATGATGGAGTTCGGCTGGAGCCACGGCGCGATCTCCACCGCCGCGTCGGTCAACCTGGTCGTCTTCGGCCTGAGCGCACCCTTCGCCGCCTCCCTGACCGAGCGCTTCGGCCTTAGGCGCGTGGTGACCATCGCGCTCGGGCTGATCGCGGTCGCCGCCGCGCTGCTCACGCAGGTCACCCAGCTCTGGCAGCTCTACCTCGTCTGGGGCCTGGTCGCCGGCGCGGCCACCGGCGCGGTCGCGCCGGTCCTGGCCGCGACCGTCGCCAACCGCTGGTTCGTCGCGCGCCGCGGCCTCGTCGTCGGCCTGCTCACCGCCGCCAACTCCACCGGCCAGCTGATCTTCCTGCCGCTGATGGCACACCTGACCGAGCACGGCGACTGGCGCTGGACGATGGCCGTCGTCGGCGGCGCCGCGCTGATCGCGCTCGTCGCCGTCGTCGCCGGCCTGCGCGACCGCCCCTCCGACTACGGTCTCGCGCCCTACGGCGGCGAGCTCGAGGACCCCACCGCGCCCGCGCCGCCCAGACGCCCCGCGCTCCAGGTGCTCCGCGAGGTCTCGCGCGACCGCGTCTTCCTCGCGCTCGTCGGCTCGTTCTTCATCTGCGGCGCGACGACCGTCGGCCTGATCGCCGTCCACCTCATCCCCGCCGCCCACGACCACGGCATCCCCGCGGGCGAGGCGGCCAGCATGATGGCCTTGATGGGGCTCCTCGACATCGCGGGGACCACCGGCTCGGGCTGGCTGACCGACCGCTACCCGGCGCGCCGGCTGTTGGTGATGTACTACTCCGGCCGCGGCCTCAGCCTCCTGATCCTGCCCTTCGCCCTGTCGTCGCAGGGGCCGGTGCTGACCGCGTTCACCATCTTCTACGGGTTGGACTGGATCGCCACCGTGCCGCCGACCGTCGCGCTCGTCACCCAGCGCTTCGGGCGCGAGACCGGCCTCGTCGCGTTCGGCTGGATCTTCGCCGGCCACCAGATGGGCGGCGCGGTCGCGGCCTGGGCGGCAGGCGCGGTGCGCGACGGGTCCGGGACCTACGACGGCGTGTTCGTCGTCTCCGGCGTCCTGTGCTTCGCCGCCGCGCTGCTGCTGACCGCGACCCGCGTCAAGCCCCGACGCGTCCAACCCGCGCCGGCCGCCGCGTAG
- a CDS encoding MFS transporter encodes MHSNNVLDPEQRTTTRPARTLREGWPVLAALILAILVVTVDNTVMNVALPSIAKDLDASNSQLQWIVNAYSLLFGGLLLTGGSLADRLGRRRVLLGGLGAFGGASLLVLVVSSAPALIGLRALTGACAAFLMPSTLSLMYRAFEGPVRGTVIGVAGAVGALGFVLGPLIGGALLEVFAWQSVFLVNVPLAWGALIVARAVLPADGERSTRGADVPGTVLSIGAMLGLVAALVDGPDRGWTSLAVLGPAFGALAAATAFVAWERRAAYPMLDVRLLARRRIVGPGAVQAALMMALTGTLFLITQQLQVVWGYSPVDAGLRSAPIAVGVIGGGSALALVARRFGSAWAAAAGLLVCAAAVVDVALTIRHGGYWPVAGGLLVFGAGVRMCITPTALAVLGGLPEEAAGIGAALADTFQEVGGAFGVALLGSVFNAVYRADLPDGAPAAARASLQGALGSGDGGLADAARGAFGSGAQVALLACAAILAGAAVIALRTVPGDLDLSDEAEQEAALAAAAAAA; translated from the coding sequence ATGCACTCGAACAACGTTCTAGATCCCGAACAACGTACGACCACGCGGCCCGCGCGGACCCTGCGCGAGGGCTGGCCGGTCCTCGCCGCGCTCATCCTGGCGATCCTCGTCGTCACCGTCGACAACACGGTGATGAACGTCGCGCTGCCGTCGATCGCCAAGGACCTCGACGCGTCCAACAGCCAGCTGCAGTGGATCGTCAACGCCTACTCCCTGCTCTTCGGCGGCCTGCTGCTGACCGGCGGCTCGCTGGCCGATCGCCTCGGGCGCCGCCGCGTCCTGCTCGGCGGGCTCGGCGCGTTCGGCGGCGCGTCGCTGCTGGTCCTCGTGGTCTCCTCGGCGCCGGCGCTGATCGGGCTGCGCGCGCTGACCGGCGCGTGCGCGGCGTTCCTGATGCCCAGCACGCTGTCGCTCATGTACCGCGCGTTCGAGGGCCCGGTGCGGGGGACGGTGATCGGCGTCGCCGGCGCCGTCGGCGCGCTCGGGTTCGTGCTCGGCCCGCTGATCGGCGGCGCGTTGTTGGAGGTCTTCGCGTGGCAGTCGGTGTTCCTGGTCAACGTCCCGCTGGCCTGGGGCGCGCTGATCGTGGCGCGCGCCGTGCTTCCGGCCGACGGCGAGCGCTCGACGCGCGGCGCCGACGTCCCCGGCACCGTGCTGTCGATCGGCGCGATGCTCGGGCTGGTCGCCGCGCTGGTCGACGGGCCCGATCGCGGCTGGACGTCGCTCGCGGTCCTCGGCCCGGCGTTCGGCGCGCTGGCCGCCGCGACGGCGTTCGTCGCCTGGGAGCGGCGGGCCGCGTATCCGATGCTCGACGTGCGGCTGCTCGCACGCCGCCGCATCGTCGGCCCGGGCGCCGTCCAGGCGGCGTTGATGATGGCCTTGACCGGCACGCTGTTCCTGATCACCCAGCAGCTGCAGGTGGTCTGGGGCTACTCGCCGGTCGACGCGGGCCTGCGCTCGGCGCCGATCGCGGTCGGTGTCATCGGCGGCGGCTCGGCGCTGGCGCTGGTGGCGCGCCGGTTCGGCTCGGCGTGGGCGGCAGCGGCCGGGCTGCTGGTCTGCGCGGCGGCGGTCGTCGACGTCGCCCTGACGATCCGCCACGGCGGCTACTGGCCGGTGGCCGGCGGGCTGCTCGTCTTCGGCGCGGGGGTGCGGATGTGCATCACGCCGACGGCGCTCGCGGTCCTCGGCGGGCTGCCGGAGGAGGCGGCCGGGATCGGCGCCGCGCTGGCCGACACCTTCCAGGAGGTGGGCGGCGCGTTCGGCGTCGCGCTGCTGGGCTCGGTCTTCAACGCGGTCTACCGCGCCGACCTGCCCGACGGTGCGCCGGCGGCGGCGCGGGCCTCGCTGCAGGGCGCCCTGGGCAGCGGCGACGGTGGGCTGGCCGACGCGGCGCGCGGCGCGTTCGGGTCCGGCGCGCAGGTCGCGCTGCTCGCCTGCGCCGCGATCCTCGCCGGCGCCGCGGTGATCGCGCTGCGCACGGTGCCGGGCGATCTCGACCTCAGCGATGAGGCCGAGCAGGAGGCGGCCCTGGCCGCCGCGGCCGCCGCCGCATAG
- a CDS encoding TetR/AcrR family transcriptional regulator C-terminal domain-containing protein has protein sequence MAKPNTHGIGAAFAKRRKAPAKAPLDRERVIAAAVKILDAEGPGALTFRRLAADLDAGVATLYWHVDNKEMLLDLVLDAVMDELGEGFDAHPELPWDERMRGGLIELWRLMRRHPWAALHAISTNNRGPNLLHHWDRGAALLFTTGMEARDVFYALSTLFTFVVGVGVQDAIWHVYGVTDQSEARAAELGEVTRLFDELPADAYPTFRRILPVFASHDEDEQFLSGIDLLLAGIRGQLAANG, from the coding sequence ATGGCCAAGCCCAACACCCACGGCATCGGCGCCGCGTTCGCCAAGCGCCGCAAGGCGCCCGCCAAGGCGCCGCTGGACCGCGAGCGCGTCATCGCGGCCGCCGTGAAGATCCTCGACGCCGAGGGCCCGGGCGCCCTCACGTTCCGGCGGCTGGCGGCTGACCTCGACGCCGGCGTGGCGACGCTCTACTGGCACGTCGACAACAAGGAGATGCTGCTCGACCTCGTCCTGGACGCGGTGATGGACGAGCTGGGCGAGGGCTTCGACGCGCACCCCGAGCTGCCGTGGGACGAGCGCATGAGGGGCGGCCTGATCGAGTTGTGGCGGTTGATGCGGCGCCATCCATGGGCCGCGCTTCACGCCATCTCCACCAACAACCGCGGCCCCAACCTGCTCCACCACTGGGATCGCGGCGCGGCGCTGCTGTTCACCACCGGGATGGAGGCGCGCGACGTCTTCTACGCGCTGTCGACGCTGTTCACCTTCGTGGTGGGCGTCGGCGTCCAGGACGCGATCTGGCACGTCTACGGCGTGACCGACCAGTCCGAGGCACGCGCCGCCGAGCTCGGCGAGGTGACCCGCCTCTTCGACGAGCTGCCGGCCGACGCCTACCCGACCTTCCGCCGGATCCTGCCCGTCTTCGCGAGCCACGACGAGGACGAGCAGTTCCTGTCGGGGATCGACCTGCTGCTGGCCGGGATCCGGGGGCAGCTGGCGGCGAATGGCTGA
- a CDS encoding PstA family ABC transporter permease, giving the protein MAATTPATSFEAPLVDPLGPRPSPQGDRLRSWKWSHRLAFLACWACGLALCAVTAGIVIYMGVRGVQYLNLDLLFSRPQPGLAQHTTGGILDPIGGTVVLTVIGICIAVPLAVATAVWLVEYGKPAPLARAVESGIEVVAGTPDIVIAIFGLAIFQLPILAPLSFTASGGGVFGRSFLAAGAMMSLIALPLVFGAAREGLMAIPTHVREASWALGKTRVCTIRTILLPQIRRNVATGAALGMGRIVGDTAVVVVLLGATLQIEPQGDVPVLGTLRGTGSTLTSYVYNASPAGEGNAPQKAYAAAFVLLLIVLTLNFVVDLIGRGSDARSVRALRKESRS; this is encoded by the coding sequence ATGGCCGCGACGACGCCCGCCACCTCGTTCGAGGCGCCGCTGGTCGACCCGCTCGGCCCGCGCCCGTCGCCGCAGGGCGACCGGCTGCGCTCGTGGAAATGGAGCCACCGGCTCGCGTTCCTGGCCTGCTGGGCCTGCGGGCTGGCGCTGTGCGCGGTCACCGCCGGGATCGTGATCTACATGGGCGTGCGCGGCGTCCAGTACCTCAACCTGGACCTCCTGTTCTCGCGCCCGCAGCCGGGCCTGGCGCAGCACACGACCGGCGGGATCCTGGATCCGATCGGCGGCACCGTCGTGCTGACGGTCATCGGGATCTGCATCGCGGTCCCGCTGGCCGTCGCGACCGCGGTGTGGCTCGTCGAGTACGGCAAGCCGGCGCCGCTGGCCCGCGCGGTCGAGTCCGGGATCGAGGTCGTCGCCGGCACGCCGGACATCGTCATCGCGATCTTCGGCCTCGCGATCTTCCAGCTGCCGATCCTCGCTCCGCTGTCGTTCACGGCGTCGGGCGGCGGCGTCTTCGGGCGCTCGTTCCTGGCCGCCGGCGCGATGATGTCGTTGATCGCTCTGCCGCTCGTCTTCGGCGCGGCGCGGGAGGGCCTGATGGCGATCCCGACGCACGTGCGCGAGGCGTCGTGGGCGCTGGGCAAGACGCGCGTCTGCACCATCCGCACCATCCTGCTCCCGCAGATCCGGCGCAACGTCGCGACCGGCGCGGCGCTCGGCATGGGCCGGATCGTGGGCGACACGGCGGTCGTCGTCGTCCTGCTCGGCGCGACCCTGCAGATCGAGCCCCAGGGCGACGTCCCCGTCCTGGGCACGCTGCGTGGGACCGGGTCGACGCTGACCAGCTACGTGTACAACGCGTCGCCGGCCGGCGAGGGCAACGCGCCGCAGAAGGCCTACGCCGCCGCGTTCGTGCTGCTGTTGATCGTCCTGACGTTGAACTTCGTCGTCGACCTCATCGGCCGAGGTTCTGACGCGCGTTCCGTACGCGCGCTTCGCAAGGAGAGCCGCTCATGA
- a CDS encoding exopolysaccharide biosynthesis protein → MAQASDELQRWLSAEGDKTLGSLVETFDEKSFAFLFVLLLGVSALPLPTGGATHVFEVIAVLLALQLIVGREEIWLPRRWRDTKLAGGKREAFVVKLMQMIRWLERFSRPRLTWLFNHRLSNIVFGLLVIVGCLGAFLAPPFTGLDTLPSLGVVLLGLAVILEDFALVVIALVVMVVGIALEIVLGSAAVHGIGSLF, encoded by the coding sequence ATGGCCCAAGCCAGCGACGAGCTGCAGCGCTGGCTGAGCGCCGAGGGCGACAAGACCCTCGGCAGCCTCGTCGAGACGTTCGACGAGAAGAGCTTCGCCTTCTTGTTCGTGTTGCTGCTCGGCGTCTCGGCCCTCCCGCTGCCGACCGGCGGCGCGACGCACGTCTTCGAGGTCATCGCGGTCCTCCTCGCGCTGCAGCTGATCGTCGGCCGCGAGGAGATCTGGCTGCCGCGGCGCTGGCGCGACACGAAGCTCGCGGGCGGCAAGCGCGAGGCGTTCGTCGTCAAGTTGATGCAGATGATCCGGTGGCTGGAGCGCTTCTCGCGCCCGCGGCTGACCTGGCTGTTCAACCACCGGCTCAGCAACATCGTCTTCGGCCTGCTGGTCATCGTCGGCTGCCTCGGCGCGTTCCTGGCCCCGCCGTTCACCGGCCTCGACACGCTGCCCTCGCTCGGCGTCGTGCTGCTCGGCCTCGCGGTCATCCTGGAGGACTTCGCGCTGGTCGTGATCGCGCTCGTCGTGATGGTCGTCGGCATCGCGCTGGAGATCGTCCTGGGCAGCGCGGCCGTCCACGGCATCGGGTCGTTGTTCTAG
- the pstC gene encoding phosphate ABC transporter permease subunit PstC — MGENRKRSTPAGRVFAREPWTDRQAAWRLGAVACLVLLIIVLMVGFVAVRAWPVLQANGYVKWLGSGGDVDRQLGDMIKTGQHPPDSAYHLRAWPLIYGTLLTTGVAVLVGLVFSLFSAIFIVEFAPARMRAIAVPAVRLLAAVPSVIYGLIGILVLAPFVGNHLISLDRKASVQNVVQIDGTGVLVAIVVLTVMITPIMIAIVVDALRAIPTAWTEGACALGANRWEAIWTVSVRAARPAIVAAAVLATARALGEAVALSMVSGSRGFSPNPIDGITYIFEPIRPLAASMVENVDALNAPAVKSSVYAFALLLLLSSLALSIGGYFAKLPMRRQGLRI, encoded by the coding sequence CTGGGCGAGAACCGCAAGCGAAGCACGCCCGCTGGGCGCGTCTTCGCCCGTGAGCCGTGGACGGACCGGCAGGCCGCCTGGCGCCTCGGCGCGGTGGCCTGCCTGGTCCTGCTGATCATCGTGTTGATGGTCGGCTTCGTCGCCGTCCGCGCCTGGCCCGTCCTGCAAGCCAATGGCTATGTGAAGTGGCTGGGCTCGGGCGGCGACGTCGACCGCCAGCTCGGCGACATGATCAAGACGGGGCAGCATCCGCCGGACTCGGCCTACCACCTGCGCGCGTGGCCGCTGATCTACGGGACGCTGCTGACGACGGGCGTCGCCGTCCTCGTCGGGCTCGTGTTCTCGCTGTTCTCCGCGATCTTCATCGTGGAGTTCGCGCCCGCCCGCATGCGCGCGATCGCGGTGCCCGCGGTGCGGCTCCTGGCCGCGGTCCCGTCGGTCATCTACGGGTTGATCGGGATCCTGGTCCTCGCGCCGTTCGTCGGCAACCACCTCATCTCGCTCGACCGCAAGGCGTCGGTGCAGAACGTCGTCCAGATCGACGGGACGGGCGTGCTCGTCGCGATCGTCGTGCTGACCGTGATGATCACGCCGATCATGATCGCGATCGTGGTCGACGCGCTGCGGGCCATCCCGACGGCGTGGACCGAGGGCGCGTGCGCGCTCGGCGCCAACCGCTGGGAGGCGATCTGGACCGTGTCGGTCCGCGCCGCGCGCCCGGCGATCGTCGCCGCCGCGGTGCTCGCGACGGCCCGCGCCCTCGGCGAGGCCGTCGCGCTGTCGATGGTGTCGGGCTCGCGCGGCTTCTCGCCGAACCCGATCGACGGCATCACCTACATCTTCGAGCCGATCCGCCCGCTGGCGGCGTCGATGGTCGAGAACGTCGACGCGCTCAACGCGCCGGCGGTCAAGTCATCGGTCTACGCGTTCGCCTTGCTGTTGCTGCTGTCCAGCCTCGCGCTGTCGATCGGCGGGTACTTCGCCAAGCTCCCGATGCGCCGTCAGGGGCTACGGATCTGA